The sequence TTTGggattttgatttgtttgATGGGTCCTTTTTGTTGGATCTGGATATGAGATTGGAAAACTTAGCTTTAATGATTCACATTTCTATCTGCTTTTTGTTTAGATGTGATTTGTGAAATTGGAAAATGTGGTTCCCAGTTGTGGCTTGTATCCCCATTTGTTGCATTTGGTATTATTTCTTATGTGCCATTTTTGCTGATCTGTTTTGTTGAAATCTGAATGGATCTGAGTTGGTTGAGGTACATTTTAACGATGCACAACTTTTATTATGTTggttatttgattttgaagttAATGCTGTATATACATTATTCATTGACTAAAGTGTAACACTAAAACATAATAGAAGAGAGTTGgatcaatttttcttttactggTCATTTCTGATTGCAACTGACAATAATGGGTCAATTTAAAACAGAACCCAGGACTAATTTCCTCCCCTGTTGTGTTGTTCGCAATGTGTGTAGTTTTAATGGATGATCCTGAGGATACATTGAATATGAATATTCGCAATTGGGGCTATTATGAACCGAACTTTAAAGGGCATCTCGGTCTGCAGCTCATGTCAAGCATGGCAGATCGAGATACAAAGCATTTTCTACCTGGGCGTGATCCTAATGGCATTATGGTTGGTGCAAATGGAGCATTTCACCCCCGCGATTGTGTGGTTTCCGATGCCCCTGGCCCCATGAACTATATGAGAGACAGTTGGATAAGCCAGAGGGAGAAGCTTTTCAACATGTTACCGCCAAATCCTAATTATGCTGTTCTGCCAGAAACTTCTGGAGCTCACTCCTTGCAAGTTCTACAGCCGCCTAATCCCTCAAGGGATGAGAGGGCTGGCAGGATTGAAGAGCCAAGCGTACACAAGGAAAGTAGCCAATTGAAAAAAAGACAAAGTGGGGGTGCACCAAAAACCCCAAAAGCAAAGAAACCTAGGAAACCAAAAGATAATAGTAACAATGCTGTTCAGCGCGTGAAGCCAGCTAAGAAAAGTATGGATGTTGTCATAAATGGAATTGATATGGATATTTCTGGTATTCCTATTCCAGTCTGCTCATGTACTGGAAGTCCTCAGCAGTGTTATCGTTGGGGTTGTGGTGGATGGCAGTCTGCTTGTTGCACCACCAATGTATCAGTGTATCCCTTGCCAATGAGTACTAAAAGGCGTGGTGCGAGGATTGCTGGAAGGAAAATGAGTCAGGGCGCATTTAAGAAGGTATTGGAGAAACTGGCTGCTGAAGGTTACAACTTTGCTAACCCAATTGATCTGAGGACTCACTGGGCGAAACATGGTACCAATAAGTTTGTCACTATCAGGTAGGTATACATTGTTGGTACCGATGGTGGGACTCCCATTGATTTGGTCTGCTTCATTTGTATATATCTGTGGCCTTTTGCAGAGATCTATCCAGTTCGTTGTAGTTCATGAATCTTCACAGATATGATACATGTTTTTGATATTTGGACATCTACTCTCGGAATCATGGTTAATTTTTTCAGTTCTGTTTGTGTTATAAAGGGAACTAGCAACTTCTTTCCACCAGGATGTAGGATGTGgatgaaattaattttgttttgatttttttataacatcTTGTTCTACCTTTCAATGAATCTTGTCAATGATTGACAAAATGCTCCCTCAATGAAATAGCATTTTTATTGAACGTGACCCTTTTTTTGTGTATTTCATTTGTAATACATGCCGACTGTTTTAAGtgctctattttttttagctttcttGTTGCTTTTGTGTACATAAGTATGTTGAGATTGGTAGTGAAGTTATTATGACTTTTCTTAATCTCTCTAGTCTTGACGCTAGGTTGTACAAGATTCATGAGCATTTTGATTGATATGTATGTTCCTGGTATAGAGCATATTACGACTTTTCTTAATCTATCTCTCTAGTCAAGCATATGCTTGCTTGACTACATTGTACCATAAGCTGATGTGGCAAGATGGTTGGATGTGGTTTAGGCATTAATGATATTGAGAAGCTTATGGATATTTGAACTTTTGGTCTGCTTTCTTCTGTTTTTGGCAgattgattatttaagttGTCTTAGTTCTTGTCCTTTAAAAAAGGCTTTTTAACTGTCTCTCTCGACAGTAGGTATGGTGTTAGTCATCTACTGAAGCAGTCTCTGTTGCATTGCTTGTGGAAAATTCATTCCAATGACTTCATGAGAATGAGCAAGGGAAATATATTGGATATGTAGTCCATCAGATGTGGAATGTCGTACATACGATGATGATATGTAAGATCTCATTTACCTGTAATGTACCGACAAATTTGAAGGTAGACGCAGTAGTCAGGGTTTTTCGATGAAAGCTCTGATTAGAGAGATACTAAACCTCTAGTAAAAGGTGCATTAACTTGCCAGGGAATGGCTTTGTTCTTTTTAAGTCTAGTTGTGTTGTAATTGCAGATGATAATACAACAAAGCCATTCTCTAGCAAGTAAAAGTACCTTTTACAGAACATGCATATTGGTAGTTTCAGAGAAGATTATTAGCATCGGACCGACTCCACATTCCTGATTATTGAATAGGGCCTTATCCAAGTGCCATCTCTGCTTTGCTTGATGGCtttgaatattatttattatggaaTCATGATCATCACGTCTTTTCTGTTCAATGTATGACCGACACTAATCAAAATCTAAACGGTATGTGACAGACTGAAAGAGAATAAGATTTTAGGCTGTTCCTACAGATacgatatatataatataatatagaatGAGAATATTACAAAAACTGTATGATGTTCCTATGAGGCGGAGCCGTTCTGGTAGGTAGCAGAATTAATGGAAAGACAAAATTGAACTGCGCCTCGtttcttctttaaaatatacaaaaaaaaagtattttcatacactttatttttgtaaattatgATCAAGGAAAGTGTTTTGTTTTGTAATTTGTGTTACTTTCTcttatattcaattataattgaaaatattacattagtttttcttatagaaaacatattattttCCAGAACTACTAAACagcaaaaaataattctttttataatttttaatattacataaccatataatagaatataaaatatttcctTGAGAATTATTTTCcagaaattcaaaaaagaaattaattcattttatctACAAAATAAACAGAGCCTAAATGGGTTATTTATTtctgaatttctttttctgcatTTCGAACTTCACTAATTCTGacctattttataattattttctaataatgaacGTGCCATCTCATTAAGGGAAAGGCTATTATCACATTCCTTTCAACTA comes from Ricinus communis isolate WT05 ecotype wild-type chromosome 5, ASM1957865v1, whole genome shotgun sequence and encodes:
- the LOC8268150 gene encoding protein BASIC PENTACYSTEINE2 isoform X1; translation: MCVVLMDDPEDTLNMNIRNWGYYEPNFKGHLGLQLMSSMADRDTKHFLPGRDPNGIMVGANGAFHPRDCVVSDAPGPMNYMRDSWISQREKLFNMLPPNPNYAVLPETSGAHSLQVLQPPNPSRDERAGRIEEPSVHKESSQLKKRQSGGAPKTPKAKKPRKPKDNSNNAVQRVKPAKKSMDVVINGIDMDISGIPIPVCSCTGSPQQCYRWGCGGWQSACCTTNVSVYPLPMSTKRRGARIAGRKMSQGAFKKVLEKLAAEGYNFANPIDLRTHWAKHGTNKFVTIR
- the LOC8268150 gene encoding protein BASIC PENTACYSTEINE2 isoform X2, coding for MDDPEDTLNMNIRNWGYYEPNFKGHLGLQLMSSMADRDTKHFLPGRDPNGIMVGANGAFHPRDCVVSDAPGPMNYMRDSWISQREKLFNMLPPNPNYAVLPETSGAHSLQVLQPPNPSRDERAGRIEEPSVHKESSQLKKRQSGGAPKTPKAKKPRKPKDNSNNAVQRVKPAKKSMDVVINGIDMDISGIPIPVCSCTGSPQQCYRWGCGGWQSACCTTNVSVYPLPMSTKRRGARIAGRKMSQGAFKKVLEKLAAEGYNFANPIDLRTHWAKHGTNKFVTIR